The following proteins are co-located in the Paludibaculum fermentans genome:
- the cysK gene encoding cysteine synthase A produces the protein MRVFDDNSLSIGRTPLVRLNRVTKGAGATVLAKIEGRNPAYSVKCRIGASMVWEAEKAGILGPGKELVEPTSGNTGIALAFVAAARGYPITLTMPETMSLERRKVLKVFGANLVLTEGPKGMKGAIAKAEEIYNSDPSKFVLLQQFQNPANPKIHFETTGPEIWDDTDGQVDVLVSGVGTGGTITGTSRYIKQVKGKPILSVAVEPTASPVITQVRNGEAPQPGPHKIQGIGAGFIPGTLDLSMVDRVEQVSNDESMEMARRLASEEGILSGISCGAAAAAAVRLANQPEFAGKTIVVILPDAGERYLTSALFEGMFAD, from the coding sequence ATGAGAGTTTTTGATGATAACTCGTTGAGCATCGGCCGGACTCCTTTAGTCCGGCTGAACCGTGTAACGAAGGGCGCCGGCGCCACGGTGCTGGCGAAGATCGAGGGCCGCAATCCGGCCTATTCCGTGAAATGCCGTATCGGCGCTTCGATGGTTTGGGAGGCCGAGAAGGCTGGGATCCTGGGCCCGGGCAAGGAACTGGTGGAGCCAACCAGCGGTAATACCGGCATCGCGCTGGCGTTTGTCGCGGCGGCCCGCGGTTATCCGATCACCCTGACCATGCCGGAGACGATGTCGCTAGAGCGGCGCAAGGTGTTGAAGGTCTTTGGGGCGAATTTGGTGTTGACCGAAGGTCCCAAGGGCATGAAGGGTGCGATCGCGAAGGCCGAAGAGATCTACAACTCGGATCCGTCGAAGTTTGTCCTGTTGCAGCAGTTCCAGAATCCGGCGAATCCGAAGATCCATTTCGAGACCACGGGGCCTGAGATCTGGGACGACACCGATGGCCAGGTGGACGTGCTGGTGTCCGGCGTAGGCACGGGCGGCACGATTACGGGCACTTCGCGGTATATCAAGCAGGTGAAGGGCAAGCCGATTCTGTCGGTGGCCGTAGAGCCGACGGCGAGCCCCGTGATCACCCAGGTGAGGAACGGCGAGGCACCGCAGCCCGGTCCGCACAAAATCCAGGGGATTGGCGCGGGCTTCATTCCCGGGACCCTGGACCTCTCGATGGTAGATCGCGTGGAGCAGGTGTCGAACGATGAGTCGATGGAGATGGCGCGGCGCCTGGCTTCGGAAGAAGGGATCCTGAGCGGCATCTCTTGCGGCGCGGCGGCCGCTGCCGCGGTGCGGTTGGCGAACCAGCCTGAGTTCGCAGGCAAGACGATTGTGGTCATCCTGCCGGACGCCGGCGAACGGTATCTGACCTCAGCCCTATTTGAGGGGATGTTCGCGGATTAG
- a CDS encoding RrF2 family transcriptional regulator, which produces MPVQTLMNVSVKCEYALRAVLDLTLSPGAQPIRIADIATRQKIPQKFLETILADLKKHGFLESRRGAEGGYLLAKAAETITVGQVLRSVEGGRTGRAALEEPGPLGEFWDRVDDAVAGVIDKTTFAELARNWRDRQARYVPNWEI; this is translated from the coding sequence ATGCCAGTGCAGACGCTAATGAACGTTTCCGTGAAGTGTGAGTACGCACTGCGTGCCGTACTTGACCTGACCTTGTCGCCAGGGGCGCAGCCAATCAGAATTGCGGACATTGCCACGCGGCAAAAGATCCCGCAGAAGTTTCTGGAGACGATTCTGGCTGACCTGAAGAAGCACGGGTTTCTCGAGTCCCGGCGTGGCGCCGAGGGGGGGTACCTTCTGGCGAAAGCGGCGGAGACGATTACGGTGGGGCAGGTGCTGCGCAGTGTGGAAGGTGGCCGGACAGGCCGTGCGGCGCTGGAAGAACCGGGACCGCTGGGCGAGTTCTGGGATCGGGTGGACGACGCGGTGGCTGGGGTCATCGACAAAACCACGTTCGCCGAATTAGCTCGGAATTGGCGAGACCGGCAGGCAAGATACGTGCCAAATTGGGAAATTTAA
- a CDS encoding lysylphosphatidylglycerol synthase transmembrane domain-containing protein has product MGTNSPAGGGAVRRFPPWLGTVIVYALSLGCLLWVYHDFDWRLELPKLARVHWAWILLAVACDVLVYFSQAWRWNILLRPVARVPFWRSVQAIYIGLFANEVLPLRSGELIRCYLLTVWDKIPFPLVLSSALIERLIDGVWLIVGFALVSLSAELPKEIEIGVWILASVVAVIGGLVVFSVLNRRFAHHMTTRHRWSEQLRRVVEGLHAMGRSKSFPAAVAASTVYLALQVIPIHAMLQGYGLNLPWGAAAIVLVVLRLGTVVPGAPGNVGLFHLCGFLALHRMLGVDAQTAKSLSGMMFFVVTVPLLAAGAVALATTGSEIREIYHSAHQHRRGQAPTEPLNK; this is encoded by the coding sequence ATGGGGACAAACTCACCCGCAGGCGGTGGGGCAGTCAGGCGGTTTCCACCGTGGCTCGGCACGGTGATTGTCTACGCGCTTTCGCTGGGCTGTCTCCTGTGGGTTTATCACGATTTCGACTGGCGCCTGGAGCTGCCGAAGCTGGCGCGCGTGCACTGGGCATGGATCCTGCTCGCCGTGGCGTGCGACGTCCTCGTCTATTTCTCGCAGGCATGGCGCTGGAACATCCTGTTGCGGCCCGTGGCCCGCGTGCCGTTCTGGCGCAGTGTCCAGGCGATCTACATCGGACTGTTCGCGAATGAAGTTCTGCCGCTGCGCAGCGGCGAACTGATCCGCTGCTACCTGCTGACCGTGTGGGATAAGATTCCCTTCCCGCTTGTGCTCAGCTCAGCGCTGATTGAACGACTGATCGACGGGGTGTGGCTGATTGTCGGTTTCGCCTTGGTCTCGCTCTCCGCGGAGCTGCCGAAGGAGATCGAGATCGGGGTATGGATTCTCGCCTCCGTGGTCGCCGTAATCGGCGGGCTGGTCGTGTTCTCCGTTTTAAACCGGCGCTTTGCGCATCACATGACAACGCGCCACCGGTGGTCGGAACAATTGCGGCGTGTGGTGGAGGGGCTGCATGCGATGGGGCGCTCCAAGTCGTTCCCCGCGGCGGTTGCCGCCAGCACTGTCTACCTGGCACTGCAGGTGATCCCGATCCACGCGATGCTGCAGGGCTATGGGTTAAACCTGCCTTGGGGCGCGGCGGCAATCGTGCTGGTGGTGCTGAGGCTGGGCACCGTGGTGCCTGGCGCGCCGGGGAATGTGGGTCTGTTCCACCTGTGCGGATTCCTGGCACTGCACCGCATGCTGGGTGTGGACGCACAGACAGCGAAGTCGCTTTCCGGCATGATGTTCTTTGTCGTGACGGTGCCGCTGCTGGCGGCGGGAGCGGTGGCGCTGGCCACGACCGGCTCTGAGATTCGCGAGATCTACCATAGCGCTCACCAGCATCGTCGCGGGCAGGCTCCGACGGAGCCACTCAACAAGTAG
- a CDS encoding LacI family DNA-binding transcriptional regulator: protein MVTIREVAKKARVSVGTVSNVLSGSESVRPELRRRVEEAMRALDYEPNQIARSLKTRSTKTLGTVVTDITNPFFPQMIRGAEDAALERGYLLITLNTDDHVERERRAVTLLRARKVDGILLVMAPDSGDIGHIKAAIDGGTPVVCLDRAPLDSPVDSVCVDNVKGTRMCMHHLLLRGHKRIGMVCGSHDVYTSEQRLVGYRSVLEESGLIFDPSLVCFGDFRLDSGYKMSKELLLRSEPPTAIFAANAMMGFGALKAMQELGLRCPGDIALAVFDDIPFGDVIQPRLTVVAQPAYEIGRRGAQLLIERIEGRTNSPDPVVILLNPELIVRESTASRPN from the coding sequence ATGGTCACGATTCGGGAAGTAGCAAAGAAAGCCCGCGTTTCCGTGGGTACTGTGTCGAACGTGCTGTCTGGTTCGGAGTCAGTGCGCCCGGAACTGCGCCGCCGAGTAGAAGAGGCGATGCGGGCACTGGATTATGAACCGAATCAAATTGCACGAAGTCTGAAAACGCGGTCGACCAAAACTCTGGGTACGGTGGTCACCGATATTACCAATCCGTTCTTCCCGCAGATGATTCGCGGGGCGGAGGATGCGGCGCTGGAGCGCGGCTATCTGTTGATCACGTTAAACACGGACGATCACGTGGAGCGGGAGCGGCGGGCCGTAACGCTGCTGCGGGCGCGGAAGGTGGATGGAATCCTCCTGGTAATGGCGCCGGATTCGGGCGACATCGGCCACATTAAGGCCGCGATCGATGGCGGGACGCCGGTGGTGTGTCTCGACCGTGCGCCGCTGGATTCGCCAGTGGACTCGGTTTGCGTCGACAATGTGAAGGGCACGCGGATGTGCATGCATCACCTGCTGCTGCGCGGGCACAAGCGCATCGGCATGGTGTGCGGATCGCACGATGTCTACACCTCGGAGCAGCGCCTGGTGGGATACCGGTCGGTGCTCGAAGAAAGCGGCCTGATTTTTGATCCGTCGCTGGTGTGTTTCGGAGACTTCCGGCTGGACAGCGGCTACAAGATGTCGAAGGAGTTGCTGCTGCGGTCTGAGCCGCCCACTGCCATTTTCGCGGCCAACGCGATGATGGGCTTCGGAGCGCTGAAGGCGATGCAGGAGCTGGGGTTGCGGTGCCCGGGAGACATTGCGCTGGCGGTGTTCGATGACATTCCCTTCGGCGATGTGATCCAACCCAGGCTGACCGTCGTGGCCCAGCCGGCGTACGAGATCGGCCGGCGGGGTGCTCAATTGCTGATCGAAAGGATCGAGGGACGGACGAATTCACCCGATCCCGTGGTGATCCTGCTCAACCCGGAACTGATCGTTCGAGAGAGCACGGCTTCGCGTCCGAATTAA
- a CDS encoding Gfo/Idh/MocA family protein: MPQSPESPSISRRTVLASTAASAFSIVSPQAVRGSQANSKISVGLIGCGGRGTYDSKITHSDPRARITALADLYDDRIEQAKAALQLDKVDTYREFEKMLANPSIDAVFIATPPFEHPRMLEAAVEAKKHVYCEKPAGVDFEGCKRVMAAGKKMDPKKVLSFGYQQRYGPVYLEAYKRLQAGAIGSVSVARGYWIANDPFTRRDYPGLDTAKADLRNWFCFRKYSGDFIVEQDCHNLDVLHWFLGGLPLRAVGYCGRKVRTTMDINDNLNLTFEWPNNLLVNFEANQLTPVGYRKVGEEFTGTKGTLVTSRASMVHYKGRNDVETMESKRDITYEGIEQFLGRILSGDVENVADRAARSTMIAILGRTAMYTQKEQTWKGLYGTV, encoded by the coding sequence ATGCCGCAATCACCCGAATCCCCATCCATTTCGCGCCGGACCGTGTTGGCCAGCACAGCCGCGAGCGCCTTCTCGATTGTCAGTCCGCAGGCAGTGCGCGGATCGCAGGCGAACTCGAAAATCTCGGTCGGCCTGATCGGCTGCGGCGGACGGGGTACCTACGACTCCAAGATCACGCACTCCGATCCGCGGGCGCGCATCACGGCTCTGGCCGATCTTTACGACGATCGCATTGAGCAGGCGAAGGCCGCGCTGCAACTGGACAAGGTCGATACGTACAGAGAGTTTGAGAAGATGCTGGCGAACCCGTCGATTGACGCCGTGTTCATCGCCACGCCTCCGTTCGAGCATCCTCGCATGCTGGAAGCCGCGGTGGAAGCCAAGAAGCACGTTTATTGTGAGAAGCCCGCAGGTGTGGACTTTGAAGGCTGCAAGCGTGTCATGGCGGCGGGCAAGAAGATGGATCCGAAGAAGGTGCTGTCGTTCGGCTACCAGCAGCGCTACGGCCCTGTGTACCTGGAAGCGTACAAGCGGCTGCAGGCAGGAGCGATCGGCAGTGTATCGGTGGCGCGGGGCTACTGGATTGCGAACGACCCGTTCACGCGGCGCGACTATCCGGGGCTGGATACGGCGAAGGCCGACCTGCGGAACTGGTTCTGTTTCCGCAAGTACTCCGGTGATTTCATTGTTGAGCAGGACTGCCACAATCTCGATGTCCTGCACTGGTTCCTGGGCGGGTTGCCGCTACGCGCGGTGGGTTACTGCGGCCGCAAGGTGCGGACGACCATGGACATCAACGACAATCTAAATCTGACGTTCGAATGGCCGAACAACCTGCTGGTGAACTTCGAAGCGAACCAGTTGACCCCCGTCGGGTACCGCAAGGTGGGCGAGGAGTTCACGGGCACGAAGGGCACACTGGTTACATCGCGGGCCAGCATGGTGCATTACAAGGGACGCAACGACGTGGAGACCATGGAGTCGAAGCGCGACATCACCTACGAAGGGATCGAGCAGTTCCTGGGACGCATTCTGAGCGGCGACGTGGAGAACGTAGCCGATCGGGCGGCGCGTTCCACGATGATCGCGATTCTGGGCCGCACGGCCATGTACACGCAGAAAGAACAGACATGGAAAGGACTCTACGGGACAGTATGA
- a CDS encoding PIG-L deacetylase family protein, translating into MTRRVLAAGVIFGVLAMGQTPAASTRKLRVIAIGAHPDDCDIRFGGTAAKMAKAGHAVKFLAVTNGDAGHQTLAGAALAKRRYLEAQESARRLGIMEYQILDNHDGELLPSLEVRRQVIRAIRQWKADIVLAPRPNDYHPDHRYTGVLVQDAAYMVVVPNTVTDTPALVDNPIFLYVEDNFQKPAPFRPDVVVSIDDTWKQKVDGLDAHVSQVYEWLPWVDHQLDSVPKDLKARRVWLDKWRSGPISDEKRKVLAEEIGAEAAAKVQHVECFELCEYGRRPKLDELRALFPLK; encoded by the coding sequence ATGACTAGAAGAGTGCTGGCTGCCGGCGTGATTTTCGGGGTTCTGGCGATGGGCCAGACTCCGGCTGCATCCACGCGGAAATTGCGGGTGATCGCTATCGGCGCGCATCCGGACGACTGTGACATCCGCTTTGGCGGAACGGCGGCAAAGATGGCCAAAGCCGGCCATGCGGTGAAGTTCCTGGCCGTGACGAACGGAGATGCGGGCCACCAGACGCTGGCTGGCGCGGCGTTGGCGAAGCGCCGCTACCTCGAGGCGCAGGAGTCCGCGCGGCGGCTGGGGATCATGGAATACCAGATCCTGGACAACCACGACGGCGAACTGCTGCCCTCGCTGGAGGTGCGGCGGCAGGTAATCCGCGCAATCCGGCAATGGAAAGCGGATATCGTCCTGGCTCCGAGGCCGAACGACTATCACCCGGATCATCGCTACACCGGTGTTCTGGTCCAGGATGCCGCCTACATGGTGGTGGTGCCGAATACCGTGACGGACACGCCCGCACTGGTAGACAACCCGATCTTCCTTTATGTGGAAGACAACTTCCAGAAGCCGGCGCCGTTCCGTCCGGATGTGGTGGTTTCCATCGACGACACCTGGAAGCAGAAGGTGGATGGCCTGGATGCCCACGTTTCGCAAGTGTACGAGTGGCTGCCCTGGGTGGATCACCAGTTGGATTCGGTGCCAAAGGATCTGAAGGCGCGCAGGGTGTGGCTGGACAAGTGGCGCAGCGGGCCCATCAGCGACGAGAAGCGCAAGGTGCTCGCCGAGGAGATCGGGGCCGAAGCCGCGGCCAAGGTCCAGCATGTCGAGTGCTTCGAACTGTGTGAGTACGGCCGGCGGCCCAAGCTGGACGAACTCCGCGCGTTGTTCCCCCTCAAGTGA
- a CDS encoding DUF72 domain-containing protein, producing the protein MAMLHHLSIGPSGWHRADWVSTVYPKPATRGWHPLDTLARYVDVAEIGQTFAGPMRQEIARLYAKKVERNPDFLFTALLERRFTYDRDLNEAAVEAWKVGLFPLLKARRLGAVVMQFPWAFRFSEENKQFLIQLRRTFHEFPLAAEFRHESWLRDEAVTTLVNYRVGFVNIDQPKYFRAMPPTALLTSGVAVVRLHGRRSPEGFREFDQPVDQSYLYDLDELLEWQPRIERLAANAARVLVVTANAEGGRAMVNALQLREIFGDNVLRAPAPLIGEYPAELAAFRAQRPVQAVLLPARAA; encoded by the coding sequence ATGGCAATGCTGCACCACCTCTCAATCGGTCCGTCCGGATGGCATCGCGCGGACTGGGTTTCCACTGTCTATCCAAAGCCCGCGACACGCGGCTGGCACCCGCTGGACACACTGGCGCGGTATGTCGACGTAGCGGAGATCGGGCAGACCTTCGCCGGCCCGATGCGGCAGGAGATCGCCAGGCTCTACGCGAAGAAAGTGGAGCGGAACCCTGATTTCCTGTTCACGGCGCTGTTGGAACGGCGCTTCACGTACGACCGGGACCTGAATGAGGCCGCGGTGGAGGCCTGGAAGGTGGGCCTGTTCCCGCTGCTGAAGGCGCGGCGGCTGGGTGCGGTGGTCATGCAGTTTCCTTGGGCGTTCCGGTTCAGCGAGGAGAACAAACAGTTCCTCATCCAGCTGCGACGGACGTTCCATGAGTTTCCCCTGGCTGCGGAGTTTCGACACGAGTCATGGCTGAGGGATGAGGCGGTGACGACGCTGGTGAACTACCGCGTTGGTTTCGTCAACATCGACCAGCCGAAGTACTTCCGGGCGATGCCGCCCACGGCGTTGCTTACCTCGGGGGTGGCAGTCGTCCGATTGCATGGGCGGCGGAGCCCGGAGGGTTTTCGTGAGTTTGATCAGCCGGTGGACCAGTCGTACCTCTACGACCTCGACGAATTGCTGGAGTGGCAGCCGCGGATTGAGCGGCTGGCCGCGAATGCGGCGCGGGTTCTGGTGGTGACAGCCAACGCGGAGGGTGGCCGCGCCATGGTGAATGCGCTGCAGCTGCGCGAAATTTTCGGGGACAATGTCCTGCGGGCTCCGGCGCCCCTCATCGGGGAGTACCCGGCGGAGTTGGCCGCGTTCCGGGCGCAAAGGCCGGTACAGGCTGTCTTGTTGCCGGCTCGGGCGGCTTAG
- a CDS encoding U32 family peptidase, protein MRQQPPVRKPEVMSPAGYWPQLRAAVEAGADSVYFGLKHFSARAKVGFTLTELPSVMRELHTRGVRGYVTFNTLVFEHEIAGAADAIAAIVDAGADALIMQDYGMVRLARQIAPGMEFHASTQMSITDAAGVRQAQELGVQRVTLARELALTEVRSIIEQTSCDLEIFVHGALCVAYSGQCFSSEAWGGRSANRGQCAQACRLPYEMLVDGRLEPLADARYLLSPGDLYGLRQVPEIVSMGVSAMKIEGRYKDADYVALATAAYRKAVDEAAAGRKLSITPVEELQLEQVYSRGSGPYFLTGTNHQTVVKGRAPRHRGVCIGKVTKVSPDSVTIQTAPAHKIAPVKPGDGLVFDAASWRSPEEPEEGGRIFQSLPNLDGSLELKFGNNAVRFTRIHPGDLVWRTHDPALERVAKPYLEPAAPAARQSIHIRVTAAEGAPLVTEWHLIAHPEISTTVISPESIERAQNRGLTKDFLHEQFSRLGNTPYTLKSIELTCTGTPFAASSLLNRLRREAVEQLQAQQVNRPPLEVNQPKPLVEAALRQATAEEPASLEPQLHLLVRTPEQLEAALELTPASITLDYLDLYGLRPSVEKVKTAGIAVRVASPRILKPGEARITNFLLSLECPLVIRSTGILHELKQQPHSDLIGDFSLNTANSLTASAYFELGLSRLTPTHDLNADQVARLARTAGAARIEVVAYQHLPVFHTEHCVFCRFLSTGTTYKDCGRPCETHTVALKDPSGRAHPVMADVGCRNTVFGAEAQEASSFIDQWQEAGIRHFRLEFVHESAGQVREVTLAFQSYLKGESTSAQLAAELKRIAPQGVTQGSLFVPPDYLALPILQ, encoded by the coding sequence ATGCGCCAGCAGCCCCCCGTCCGCAAACCCGAAGTCATGAGTCCGGCCGGCTATTGGCCCCAACTCCGCGCCGCCGTCGAGGCCGGAGCCGACTCCGTGTACTTCGGCCTGAAGCACTTTTCCGCTCGCGCCAAGGTCGGCTTCACGCTGACGGAACTGCCCTCCGTCATGCGCGAACTCCACACCCGCGGCGTCCGCGGCTACGTCACCTTCAACACGCTTGTCTTCGAACACGAGATCGCGGGAGCCGCCGACGCCATCGCCGCCATCGTCGACGCCGGAGCCGACGCGCTCATCATGCAGGATTACGGCATGGTCCGCCTGGCCCGCCAGATCGCGCCCGGCATGGAGTTCCACGCCAGCACGCAGATGAGCATCACCGACGCCGCCGGCGTCCGCCAGGCCCAGGAACTCGGCGTCCAGCGCGTCACCCTCGCCCGCGAACTCGCCCTCACCGAGGTGCGCTCCATCATCGAGCAGACCTCCTGCGATCTCGAGATCTTCGTCCATGGCGCACTCTGCGTCGCTTACTCCGGCCAATGCTTCTCTTCCGAAGCCTGGGGCGGACGCAGCGCCAATCGCGGCCAGTGTGCCCAAGCCTGCCGCCTGCCCTACGAAATGCTGGTCGACGGCCGCCTGGAGCCCCTGGCCGACGCCCGCTATCTCCTCTCGCCCGGCGATCTCTACGGCCTGCGCCAGGTGCCCGAAATCGTCTCCATGGGCGTGTCGGCAATGAAAATAGAAGGCCGCTACAAAGACGCCGACTACGTCGCCCTCGCTACCGCCGCCTATCGCAAAGCAGTCGACGAAGCCGCTGCCGGCCGCAAGCTCTCCATCACGCCCGTCGAAGAGCTCCAGCTAGAGCAGGTCTACTCCCGAGGTTCCGGCCCATACTTCCTCACCGGCACCAATCACCAGACCGTCGTCAAAGGCCGTGCCCCGCGCCATCGAGGTGTCTGCATCGGCAAGGTCACCAAGGTCAGCCCGGACTCCGTCACCATCCAGACGGCGCCTGCCCACAAAATCGCACCGGTGAAGCCCGGTGACGGCCTGGTCTTCGACGCCGCCTCCTGGCGCAGCCCGGAAGAGCCCGAAGAGGGCGGCCGCATCTTCCAGTCGCTCCCCAATCTCGACGGATCCCTGGAATTGAAGTTCGGCAACAACGCCGTCCGCTTCACCCGCATCCATCCCGGCGACCTCGTCTGGCGGACCCACGATCCCGCCCTCGAACGCGTGGCCAAGCCCTATCTCGAACCCGCCGCTCCCGCCGCCCGCCAGTCGATTCACATCCGAGTCACCGCCGCCGAAGGAGCGCCGCTGGTGACCGAGTGGCACCTCATCGCCCATCCGGAAATCTCGACCACTGTCATCTCGCCCGAGTCCATCGAACGCGCACAGAATCGCGGCCTCACCAAGGACTTCCTGCACGAACAGTTCTCCCGCCTCGGCAACACGCCTTACACCTTGAAGAGCATTGAGCTCACCTGCACCGGGACGCCGTTCGCAGCCAGTTCACTCCTGAACCGTCTGCGCCGCGAAGCCGTCGAGCAACTCCAGGCCCAGCAGGTCAACCGGCCGCCCCTGGAAGTCAACCAACCCAAGCCGCTTGTGGAAGCAGCCCTGCGCCAGGCCACCGCCGAGGAGCCTGCCAGCCTGGAGCCCCAGCTCCACCTGCTGGTCCGCACTCCCGAACAGCTCGAAGCCGCCCTCGAACTCACACCGGCCAGCATCACGCTCGATTACCTCGACCTCTACGGCCTGCGGCCCTCCGTCGAAAAGGTCAAAACAGCCGGCATCGCCGTCCGAGTCGCCAGCCCGCGCATCCTGAAACCCGGTGAAGCCCGCATCACCAACTTCCTGCTCAGCCTGGAGTGCCCGCTGGTCATCCGCTCCACAGGCATCCTGCACGAACTCAAGCAGCAGCCGCACTCCGACCTGATCGGAGACTTCAGCCTCAATACCGCCAACTCGCTCACCGCCTCGGCCTACTTTGAACTGGGGTTGTCGCGCCTGACGCCCACGCACGACCTCAACGCCGACCAGGTAGCCCGCCTCGCTCGCACAGCGGGCGCCGCCCGTATTGAGGTCGTAGCCTACCAGCACCTGCCGGTCTTCCACACCGAGCACTGCGTCTTCTGCCGCTTCCTCTCCACCGGCACCACTTACAAAGACTGCGGCCGCCCTTGTGAAACCCACACCGTCGCCTTGAAAGACCCTTCCGGCCGCGCCCACCCCGTCATGGCCGACGTCGGCTGCCGCAACACGGTCTTCGGAGCCGAGGCCCAGGAAGCCAGCAGCTTCATCGACCAGTGGCAGGAAGCGGGCATCCGTCATTTCCGTCTGGAGTTTGTCCACGAATCCGCCGGCCAGGTCCGCGAAGTCACCTTGGCCTTCCAGTCCTATCTGAAAGGCGAATCCACTTCAGCGCAACTGGCCGCCGAACTGAAGCGCATCGCCCCGCAAGGCGTCACCCAAGGCAGCCTCTTCGTCCCGCCGGACTACCTGGCCCTGCCGATTTTGCAGTGA
- a CDS encoding YkgJ family cysteine cluster protein, which produces MAQALTKGGAWIVCRPGCAECCLGTFAISLTDAERLAEGLLHLSQHDPARAARVRRRAQAFLARFAASFPGDPASGLLDNSTQGQEQFETFGEDVPCPALDPASQTCDLYAYRPVTCRTFGPALRFPEGEIRACELCYQGAAEDEIDSAAVPLTPRHLEDLREAHTIAAFALTGPPRRF; this is translated from the coding sequence ATGGCCCAAGCCCTGACAAAGGGCGGCGCGTGGATCGTCTGCCGCCCCGGCTGCGCCGAATGCTGCCTGGGGACTTTCGCAATCTCCCTCACCGATGCGGAACGCCTGGCGGAAGGCCTCCTTCATCTCTCCCAACACGATCCGGCCCGCGCCGCCCGCGTCCGCCGTCGAGCCCAGGCGTTTCTAGCGCGCTTCGCCGCCAGCTTTCCCGGCGACCCCGCCTCCGGCCTCCTCGACAACTCGACCCAAGGCCAGGAACAGTTCGAAACATTTGGCGAAGACGTGCCCTGCCCCGCCCTCGACCCCGCCTCCCAAACCTGCGATTTATACGCTTACCGTCCGGTCACCTGCCGCACCTTTGGACCTGCCCTGCGCTTCCCCGAAGGCGAGATCCGCGCCTGTGAACTCTGCTACCAGGGCGCTGCGGAGGACGAGATCGACAGCGCCGCCGTGCCGCTCACCCCCAGACACCTGGAAGATCTTCGTGAAGCTCACACCATCGCCGCGTTTGCCCTCACCGGCCCGCCGCGGCGCTTTTAG